A stretch of Henckelia pumila isolate YLH828 chromosome 4, ASM3356847v2, whole genome shotgun sequence DNA encodes these proteins:
- the LOC140862267 gene encoding uncharacterized protein, with product MAARRGRPPHPPPPPPPPPPPLPPPPPPPAMDVGTQFRKMDPKEFAGTSDPLVAEGWIRSLEVIFRYMKLGDPDRVRCAVFLLQDDAALWWEGVEKTVDPATLPWTEFKRLFFEKYFTGDVRARLKTEFMSLRQEDLSVAQFVVNFERGCHFVPLIGGDEEEKLQHFIVGLRPAIRRDVLMVELADYASALRRALRSEQTLRDISAEAQGKRPFPAHGQQHSKRPYHGPPCHQGNQAHRPQGHQAHRPAPPTTGEKPICKNFHKAHFGKCLLGAGVCYRFKRPGHVIEDCPEARRPATGRVFVMQAKEADPDTTLITGRILVVGVATKALLDSGATHSFIFEAFVLKWGIQREELLVGFSVIIPSWEELTTKSLVKNLELLLQGQKVVVDLIVLPMPELDLILRMDWMVKNAVVIDFQQRSVLVRPEGVEPFWFEAAKSRRKAKVISFLQAKQLVSEGCETFLASLT from the exons ATGGCCGCTCGTCGTGGACGTCCTCCACATCCACCGCCTCCACCGCCACCACCACCTCCACCACTGCCACCGCCTCCACCTCCACCAGCTATGGATGTTGGGACTCAG TTTAGGAAGATGGATCCGAAGGAATTTGCTGGCACTAGTGATCCGTTGGTagcggagggatggattcgtTCGCTGGAGGTGATCTTTCGCTATATGAAGTTGGGAGATCCAGATCGAGTGCGGTGTGCTGTTTTTCTTctccaggatgatgccgccctctggtgggagggagtGGAGAAGACTGTGGATCCGGCTACCCTACCTTGGACTGAGTTCAAGAGACTtttctttgagaagtattttACCGGGGATGTGAGGgcccgtttgaagacggagtttatgagtctacGACAGGAAGATTTGTCAGTGGCTCAGTTTGTGGTGAAttttgagaggggctgccaCTTTGTGCCCTTGATTGGAGGCGATGAGGAGGAGAAGCTCCAGCACTTTATTGTGGGGCTACGACCCGCCATCCGTCGCGATGTACTTATGGTGGAGCTAGCTGACTATGCTTCTGCCCTTAGGAGGGCCTTGAGGTCTGAGCAGACACTGAGAGATATCAGCGCTGAGGCGCAGGGTAAGAGGCCATTCCCAGCTCATGGTCAGCAGCACAGCAAGAGGCCGTACCATGGACCACCGTGTCACCAGGGGAATCAGGCCCACAGACCCCAGGGGCATCAGGCCCACAGACCCGCTCCTCCCACGACTGGGGAGAAGCCGATTTGCAAGAATTTCCACAAGGCGCACTTTGGAAAGTGCCTATTGGGAGCTGGAGTATGCTACCGATTCAAGAGGCCAGGACACGTGATAGAAGATTGCCCAGAGGCTAGGAGGCCCGCGACTGGGCGagtctttgtgatgcaggctAAGGAGGCCGACCCTGATACCACCCTGATCACAG GAAGAATCTTAGTAGTTGGTGTAGCCACCAAGGCATTATTAGACTCGGGGGCTACacattcttttatttttgaggCGTTTGTGCTCAAGTGGGGTATTCAGCGAGAGGAGTTATTGGTGGGATTCTCAGTAATTATCCCGTCATGGGAAGAGCTGACCACCAAGAGCTTAGTCAAGAATCTTGAGCTTCTCTTGCAGGGACAGAAAGTGGTTGTAGACCTGATAGTGTTGCCCATGCCCGAGCTCGATCTGATTCTTCGGATGGACTGGATGGTGAAGAATGCAGTGGTTATTGATTTCCAGCAGAGATCAGTATTGGTTAGACCGGAAGGTGTTGAGCCTTTCTGGTTTGAGGCAGCTAAGAGTCGAAGGAAGGCTAAGGTCATATCTTTTCTACAGGCGAAACAACTTGTGTCGGAGGGCTGTGAGACATTCTTGGCAAGCTTGACCTAG